cctaatgtaatttcttaaaatgaCTTTAAGCTCAGTACATAACTCAGCCTGGAAAGTAGAGATGCACTGTACTTTGCTTactgttttgaaaaacactgaaggcTGTATAGTGTACATCCTTTACAAACTACATAATGGAGTTGTAATTATTTCCATCAAATACACAAGATATGATACCTTTTTATATAATAAGCATTCATTAACAAAGCTCATAAAACAATTAATTACAGTATACATACATCAAGAACGGAGGCTaagtgttttgctttgttgGCCAGTTCCTTCAAATGTATGTTCCGTTCCTGCAGCGATGCTATCTCTTCCTCCTTTTTGTGTAATGTGAGGTGAAGCTGTGAAAGAAAATCCATTACTGTTTAACTCTTCTAACAATCCAGTATCTGCACAGTGTAAATCAGCATGAATACTCATTCTTCAGCATGAGCTTTGCAAATTCTGCATCAGAATGACTTTGATGTCAAAAAAACCTGTGCTGTCTCGGGCACCTCAGGAAATCACCTGACTATTGGTGCTCAAAGCATCTCCTAAAGCCTGATGATGGTCATCAGCCAGGCCCTTCCAGAAGTGCTctacatggtgttcaggttgtGGTTGGAGGTCATGATGGGGTTCTGAAAGGCCTGCAGGGAGGTTGGGCAGGCAGCTCTGCAGGGTACAGTCCTGAAGAGATGGGAGGGGAGGTATGATGCACTCCTCAAAATCGGAGAGCAGCAAACTTTCTGCGGTCAAACGATCCTCATCCAGGTTAGGAGAGTCTGGGATGGGATATAAATTGATTTACATTTGTTGCCATTTCATTCCACAGCATCAGTAAGGTAAAAATATGGGGTGCTGTGATACATGAGGTAGAAAAAGATTCAGTATGCCCACTTCAGATGTATTGGTTATAGCATTTTAATGGATAAGTGTTGTAATATTAGGCATTATTATATCACAAATTACTCAGTAATACAAACTACTGTAATAGGCCAGAGATACTGTGCTTTCTCTTCATATAGATTATTTTTTCAGATGAGCTGCAGAAGAAACCTTCACTGATCCTGATTCCAAAAGTTAAAGACAATAAAATCTTAACTCATTGGTATActgaaaaatatcagaaaataagTCGCTTCTCGAAAGAAGTTAAAACAATCGCATCGTTATGTGTAATACAAACGTGAGCAGTTTTTACACACTATTTCCGCTGCTTCTATTTTCACCTTATTAAAACCAAACACATAATCTTTGTcatttaagtattttaaaaatgatttacaaGATGATGTTTCTCACCTGGCATGAAAGAGACGGCAGAATCCAAGAAGCCTTGAATGTTACAACCCGAGTTCTGTACCTGGACAGGCAGAATAGATGTATGCATAACCtatatttaaatgaagaagGTCAAAAATGAAGCTgtaatcaaaataaaaaccGTTTAAGGGCTACCTGAAAGTCAAATTCCCAATGTGGAAAAGACCTGTGAATGCAGGCTTGCATTGCCATGATGACTTGCGGACCCTCAAATGCCGGAAttgaaatagaaaatacaattttaaaggaaataGCAATGTAAAAAGAAGAACTTTTAGTAAAAGAAGAAAGGCCGAAGTCTTGCTGAATCTCCTGAGCGCGCTGCCTGTCAGCCTGAAGACAATTCTTCGCCACAGTGCAGCGGAACACATGTATGGAGCGGCAACATCAGCGAGCTCCACAGATGCTCCTGTTCGCTTTAACGACAGCGCGAGCAGCTCCCGCCATCTCATAGGGCGGTGGCACGAGCCAACCGCGCGCGCTGCCCCGGGCATTCCAGCAGGCTCCCGCTGCGGAGGCGGCGGGACACTGACACGCGCGCTTGTCACGTGCTCGGTGCACAGCCGTCCATTTAAACCCACGCGTTAAGTCGACTAAGTGGAACGGTTGGCCATAAGAGCAGCATAAACGTCGAGCCATCGGGCATTTACCTGCGtttgctataaaaaaaaaaaaaaaaaaaaaacaataggaAAAGTGTTCATTTCGGTCTTCTCCTTAGTTGAAACAATTCAACTGTCTTAATTCAGGGAAACTTTACAGTTGACGCGACACCGTAGGCTACGTAGTAGGAAAGGGAGCTCTTGACAAACCGACGTGCTGTGTTCGCGACAGCCTGTTTTCACTGTATTCCTGCTTAGTGCCACTGTCTGTCGTTGTCATTGATAACTTTTATAATGGTAGGCAACTTTCCAATGATTTCGGCTATTTACCGCGCTCTCTGTTACACGTGTTAGCGAAGAGCCGCTGAGGAGGCTCCTACCTGCTCGCGTGTGCGCTCATTTGTCGGCCCCAGCTGCGCAGAGGAGCAGCTCCCCAAGTCCTGCCAGGCGATTGTAGCGAAGGCTGCCAAATGTGAAACCGACAAGTAAAGGAGGCAAAAAAACAACGTGAAACATGGTATCACCGAATACATAACACTTGGT
Above is a genomic segment from Scleropages formosus chromosome 17, fSclFor1.1, whole genome shotgun sequence containing:
- the mcidas gene encoding multicilin; its protein translation is MHTSILPVQVQNSGCNIQGFLDSAVSFMPDSPNLDEDRLTAESLLLSDFEECIIPPLPSLQDCTLQSCLPNLPAGLSEPHHDLQPQPEHHVEHFWKGLADDHHQALGDALSTNSQLHLTLHKKEEEIASLQERNIHLKELANKAKHLASVLDRLMTAGEGDPAKPAPPAAGSLVICGTKRRRLEDLYEQPPGCEDVDGILRDITERCNAMLQNDMNLLPSHQQEAEISSPQGMETIKMYGAFTGLQASMVPIGVSTEGGTVDEESAFRTSIRDHCTIRTLTFPQGHAFTSTTPNGGYRFRWVPS